The following are encoded together in the bacterium genome:
- the aroF gene encoding 3-deoxy-7-phosphoheptulonate synthase: MVIVMRKDATDAQIEHLVEKLKAKGLAAHVSKGTERTIVGAIGDERVLQAVPLEAFPGVEQSVQILQPFKLVSREFKQEATVVQVGSVKIGGGHFGLIAGPCSVENWETLIEAAQKVKASGANILRGGAFKPRTSPYAFQGMGEEGLKLLAKARVETGLPVVTEVMNVNHVELIAQYADMLQIGARNMQNFDLLKAVGDIKKPVLLKRGLSATIKEWLMSAEYILSRGNYDVVLCERGIRTFETYTRNTLDLAAVAAAKELSHLPVVVDPSHATGRRSLIGVMARAGMVAGADGLTIEVHPHPEDALSDGDQSLLPEDFDAVVKSIKELAPLCKVSW, translated from the coding sequence ATGGTTATTGTAATGCGTAAAGATGCAACCGATGCACAGATTGAACATCTGGTCGAAAAACTCAAAGCAAAGGGACTCGCGGCACATGTTTCCAAGGGTACCGAGCGAACCATTGTAGGTGCGATTGGAGATGAGCGGGTTTTGCAGGCAGTGCCGTTGGAAGCCTTTCCCGGCGTCGAGCAATCAGTGCAAATTTTGCAACCCTTTAAACTGGTCTCGCGTGAATTCAAACAGGAAGCTACCGTGGTTCAAGTGGGTTCGGTTAAGATTGGAGGCGGGCATTTTGGGTTGATTGCCGGGCCCTGCTCTGTAGAAAATTGGGAGACCCTCATTGAGGCGGCACAAAAAGTGAAAGCTTCCGGAGCGAATATCCTGCGCGGAGGAGCATTTAAACCACGTACCAGTCCCTATGCCTTTCAGGGGATGGGAGAGGAAGGATTGAAACTCCTGGCCAAAGCGCGTGTGGAAACCGGCTTGCCAGTTGTGACCGAGGTCATGAATGTCAATCACGTTGAGCTGATCGCCCAGTATGCGGATATGCTCCAGATTGGTGCACGGAATATGCAGAACTTTGATCTGCTCAAAGCAGTGGGGGACATAAAAAAACCGGTCCTGCTCAAGCGCGGACTCTCCGCCACGATTAAAGAATGGCTTATGTCGGCGGAATATATTCTGTCACGCGGGAATTATGATGTTGTGCTGTGTGAGCGGGGTATCCGGACATTTGAGACCTACACGCGCAATACGCTTGATTTGGCAGCTGTCGCAGCAGCCAAGGAATTGTCCCATCTTCCGGTGGTGGTGGATCCTTCTCACGCAACCGGCCGCCGCAGCTTGATCGGTGTGATGGCCCGGGCAGGGATGGTTGCCGGTGCGGATGGGCTGACCATTGAGGTGCACCCGCATCCGGAGGATGCGCTTTCGGACGGCGATCAATCGTTACTGCCGGAAGACTTTGATGCAGTGGTGAAATCGATCAAAGAGCTGGCACCCCTGTGTAAGGTAAGCTGGTAA
- the pheA gene encoding prephenate dehydratase: protein MKLEKVRRGIDHIDQQIVKLLNDRAGLAVEISHQKRRTNKPVFAPDRESQLLQRLKALAKNGPLPPQAIQAIYREIISASIALQGSQKIAFFGPAGTFTHEAAKKQFGSSADYLAVKSIADVFREVERGRADYGVAPIENSTEGVVNHTLDMFVNSTVKICAEVSLRVVHNLLSMETVRSEIKKIFIHPQTLGQCRLWLDGNMPEVEIVEVSSNAKAAQMAVKTKASAAIASKLAANLYNLRILEKSIEDNPENQTRFLVLGRQITGATRKDKTSLMLAIKDSVGALHRILRPFAHNKINLTNIESRPARTGVWSYLFFIDCQGHVSDAPMKKTLAALKPLTSELRVLGSYPRSAD, encoded by the coding sequence GTGAAACTTGAAAAAGTTCGGCGTGGAATAGATCATATAGATCAACAAATTGTTAAATTACTCAATGACCGTGCCGGACTGGCAGTGGAAATATCCCATCAAAAAAGGCGGACCAATAAACCCGTTTTTGCGCCTGATCGCGAAAGCCAGCTCTTGCAGCGATTAAAGGCATTGGCAAAAAATGGTCCGTTGCCGCCTCAGGCCATTCAGGCGATTTATCGTGAAATTATTTCAGCATCCATTGCATTGCAGGGCAGCCAAAAAATTGCGTTTTTTGGTCCGGCCGGAACGTTTACTCATGAAGCAGCTAAAAAACAATTCGGTTCTTCTGCAGATTATTTGGCAGTGAAAAGTATTGCAGATGTTTTTCGCGAGGTGGAACGCGGCCGGGCCGACTATGGTGTGGCGCCAATTGAAAATTCCACCGAGGGTGTTGTTAATCATACGCTGGATATGTTTGTCAACAGCACGGTTAAGATATGCGCGGAAGTTTCCTTGCGTGTGGTTCACAACCTGCTTTCGATGGAGACGGTACGCTCGGAAATTAAAAAAATCTTTATTCATCCTCAGACATTGGGACAATGCCGGCTATGGTTGGACGGTAATATGCCGGAGGTTGAAATTGTGGAAGTCTCTTCCAATGCCAAGGCTGCTCAGATGGCGGTCAAGACCAAGGCCTCGGCTGCCATTGCCTCGAAATTGGCGGCAAACCTCTATAATTTGCGGATATTGGAAAAAAGTATTGAGGACAATCCGGAAAACCAGACCCGTTTTTTGGTGCTGGGCCGCCAGATTACAGGTGCGACGCGCAAAGATAAAACTTCGCTTATGTTGGCGATCAAAGACAGTGTCGGTGCATTGCATCGTATCTTGAGGCCCTTTGCACACAATAAAATTAATTTAACCAATATCGAATCGCGTCCTGCCCGGACCGGTGTTTGGAGTTATCTTTTTTTTATTGATTGCCAGGGACATGTCAGCGATGCACCCATGAAAAAAACGCTGGCAGCCCTAAAACCGCTTACATCGGAATTACGCGTTTTGGGATCCTATCCCAGGAGTGCGGATTGA
- a CDS encoding segregation/condensation protein A: MTYRLNLDVFDGPFDLLLYLIKKNEIDIYDIPIAKILEEFMEYVSLIKEMDLEVAGDFILMASTLMHIKSRMLLPKESLALEDGEELDPRADLIRRLLEYKRYKEVAGGLDHNEIEQRRVFWRRAAHPSDEDLEKHVKDEPAVQFKEVNMFDLLTAFKRVVAYATPETFKQIQREEIKTSQKINEILDALEETARIQFVDFMRRQGSKVAMVAAFLALLELARLKAVIIVQGALFDEIEIHRMDEFTSTAREIATSGTEED; this comes from the coding sequence ATGACCTACCGTCTGAATTTGGATGTGTTTGACGGGCCGTTTGATCTGCTGTTGTATTTAATTAAAAAAAACGAGATTGATATCTATGATATTCCGATCGCAAAAATTCTGGAAGAATTCATGGAGTACGTTTCTTTGATCAAAGAAATGGATCTTGAAGTGGCAGGTGATTTCATTCTTATGGCCTCAACACTGATGCATATCAAATCGCGCATGCTTTTGCCCAAAGAATCACTGGCATTGGAAGACGGCGAGGAGCTTGATCCGCGCGCCGACTTGATTCGTCGGCTTTTGGAATACAAACGGTACAAAGAGGTTGCCGGTGGTTTGGACCACAATGAGATCGAGCAGCGCCGGGTTTTTTGGCGGCGGGCCGCCCACCCCAGTGATGAGGACCTGGAAAAACACGTCAAGGATGAACCGGCGGTACAATTTAAGGAAGTGAACATGTTTGATCTGTTGACCGCGTTCAAACGCGTGGTTGCCTATGCCACGCCGGAAACATTCAAACAAATTCAGCGTGAGGAGATCAAGACCAGTCAGAAAATCAATGAGATTTTAGATGCGCTGGAAGAAACGGCACGGATTCAGTTTGTGGATTTTATGCGTCGCCAAGGGAGCAAGGTTGCCATGGTGGCCGCCTTTTTGGCATTGCTGGAATTAGCCCGCCTCAAGGCGGTCATTATTGTCCAGGGTGCTTTATTTGATGAAATAGAAATTCATCGTATGGATGAATTTACCAGTACAGCGCGTGAAATCGCGACAAGTGGTACGGAGGAAGACTAA
- the trpS gene encoding tryptophan--tRNA ligase, which produces MAEQEKIILSGMRPTGRLHLGHLEGALKNYFKMQESGAQCYFMVADIHALSTEYKGPGNIVQNSMELLLDWLAVGLDPEKTTMFVQSEVREHSELYVILGMLTPLAWAERCPTYKEQQQELQDRDLSTLGFLGYPVLQAADILLYRATHVPVGQDQLPHLEITREIGRRFNHLYGETLPEPQSMLTESPKVPGTDGRKMSKSYGNSIHLSDTTEVVEKKIKQMYTDPQKIHVNTPGNPKGCVVLALFKMYASKDAVLIETECREGKRGCMVCKKALMPILDGILSPIREKRALYADDRERLKAILAQGAQRARQRAQETMQAVRKAMQWSSLTSGRS; this is translated from the coding sequence ATGGCTGAGCAGGAAAAAATTATCTTAAGCGGCATGCGGCCCACCGGCCGTCTTCATTTAGGTCATTTGGAAGGCGCCCTGAAAAATTATTTTAAAATGCAGGAGAGTGGCGCGCAGTGTTATTTTATGGTGGCGGATATTCATGCCTTGAGCACAGAATATAAAGGTCCCGGCAACATAGTGCAAAATTCCATGGAATTACTCCTGGATTGGCTGGCAGTGGGTCTTGATCCGGAAAAAACAACCATGTTTGTTCAATCGGAAGTCCGGGAACACTCAGAATTGTACGTTATTTTAGGAATGCTGACACCCTTGGCTTGGGCAGAGCGCTGTCCGACTTATAAAGAGCAGCAGCAGGAATTGCAGGATCGTGATCTTTCTACCCTGGGATTTTTGGGGTATCCGGTTTTACAGGCCGCTGATATTTTACTCTATCGGGCAACCCATGTTCCAGTGGGCCAGGATCAGCTGCCGCATCTGGAAATTACCCGGGAAATCGGTCGGCGATTCAATCATTTATACGGTGAGACCCTGCCGGAACCGCAATCCATGCTAACCGAGAGTCCTAAAGTTCCGGGAACAGACGGTAGAAAGATGAGTAAAAGCTATGGGAATTCAATCCATCTTTCAGACACGACAGAAGTCGTGGAGAAAAAAATTAAACAGATGTATACTGATCCTCAGAAAATCCACGTGAATACACCGGGTAATCCCAAGGGATGCGTTGTTCTGGCTTTATTTAAAATGTATGCGTCCAAAGATGCGGTTTTGATTGAGACGGAATGCCGGGAAGGCAAGCGTGGTTGTATGGTTTGTAAAAAAGCGTTGATGCCTATTTTAGACGGGATACTCTCTCCGATTCGTGAAAAGCGCGCGTTGTATGCTGATGATCGGGAACGGTTGAAAGCCATCCTGGCCCAGGGCGCGCAACGGGCGAGGCAAAGAGCGCAGGAAACCATGCAGGCTGTCCGGAAAGCCATGCAGTGGTCTTCATTGACATCGGGAAGGAGCTGA
- the scpB gene encoding SMC-Scp complex subunit ScpB, with the protein MEQKEIKAIIECLLFVGDKPMSLGVMQGLLEDVDRRTVLACLDELKAEYDMQGRAFHLVEIAEGYQLATRVQYAPWIRKMFKTRTSNKLSRAALETLAIIAYRQPITKAEIEDIRGVSADGVVNALLDRKFIRIVGRKEVIGRPILYGTTKEFLHYFGLKDLTDMPMLKDLQDILESDDAGQAWEMNQQGELIAKVKVGEEGEADEEQTMAAESEQQPEVSQSDVGASAEENEIVADDSGNGKPDIELDPSKENDEADEDETDEDEADEDETDEDETDEDETDEDEADEDDNVNLSELEEEPHPEDGNGHNDDHAHAEEIVTAEIQAGELEQEKKTSGQQSEMEKDDPAGE; encoded by the coding sequence ATGGAACAAAAAGAGATTAAAGCGATTATTGAGTGTTTGTTGTTTGTGGGTGACAAACCCATGTCCTTGGGTGTTATGCAGGGACTGCTGGAAGATGTGGACCGCCGAACGGTTCTGGCGTGCCTGGATGAATTGAAGGCTGAATATGATATGCAGGGAAGAGCGTTTCACTTGGTGGAAATCGCGGAAGGCTATCAATTGGCGACCCGTGTACAGTATGCTCCCTGGATTCGAAAAATGTTCAAGACACGCACGAGTAATAAACTCTCGCGCGCGGCTTTGGAAACACTCGCGATTATTGCCTACCGTCAGCCCATCACCAAGGCTGAGATTGAGGATATCCGGGGTGTTTCAGCTGACGGAGTTGTCAATGCGCTGCTGGACAGAAAATTTATACGTATTGTCGGACGTAAGGAAGTTATAGGTCGGCCAATTCTTTATGGCACCACCAAAGAATTTTTGCACTATTTCGGGCTTAAGGACCTCACGGATATGCCCATGCTCAAAGATTTACAGGATATTTTAGAGTCGGATGATGCCGGCCAGGCCTGGGAAATGAATCAACAGGGAGAATTAATTGCCAAAGTCAAAGTTGGCGAAGAAGGCGAAGCGGACGAGGAGCAGACCATGGCTGCGGAGTCTGAACAGCAACCGGAAGTATCCCAGTCAGATGTGGGAGCATCTGCGGAAGAAAATGAAATCGTTGCCGATGACAGCGGTAATGGCAAGCCGGATATAGAGTTAGATCCATCTAAAGAGAATGACGAAGCTGATGAAGATGAAACGGATGAAGACGAAGCTGATGAAGATGAAACGGATGAAGATGAAACGGATGAAGATGAAACGGATGAAGATGAAGCTGATGAAGATGACAACGTCAATTTATCAGAGCTGGAAGAAGAACCACATCCGGAAGACGGCAATGGGCACAATGATGATCACGCGCATGCTGAGGAAATCGTGACTGCCGAGATACAGGCTGGGGAATTGGAACAAGAAAAAAAAACATCCGGTCAACAAAGTGAAATGGAAAAAGATGATCCTGCAGGAGAGTAA
- a CDS encoding site-2 protease family protein: MGSQLVMQIIIFAPGLLLAIVIHEYSHGWMANRLGDATAKMMGRLTLNPMRHVDLWGTVLLPLFLIMMSRGTMVFGYAKPVPVSPDNFKNPKRDMLLVSLAGPAANILMAIAILLVGWLARYMGLMENNGIRNVLYAALNINIILAAFNLIPLPPLDGAEILTTILPGPWAYQFQKIGRYSFLILMALFATGLLGVIMVPISFFIKLLLAPFGNPFI, translated from the coding sequence ATGGGTTCTCAATTAGTAATGCAAATAATCATTTTCGCTCCCGGGTTGCTGCTGGCAATTGTCATCCATGAATATTCCCATGGCTGGATGGCCAATCGCCTCGGTGATGCTACTGCCAAAATGATGGGTAGATTGACATTGAATCCCATGCGGCATGTCGATCTTTGGGGAACAGTGTTGCTTCCCTTATTTCTCATTATGATGTCGCGCGGAACCATGGTTTTTGGATATGCCAAACCGGTACCAGTCTCACCGGACAATTTTAAAAATCCCAAACGTGATATGTTGTTGGTTTCTCTGGCCGGTCCGGCAGCAAATATCCTAATGGCAATCGCGATATTACTGGTTGGTTGGCTGGCAAGATACATGGGGTTGATGGAAAATAATGGAATACGCAATGTTTTATATGCAGCATTGAATATTAATATTATCCTGGCGGCTTTCAATTTGATCCCACTGCCGCCATTGGATGGCGCTGAAATTCTCACAACGATTCTGCCGGGTCCGTGGGCATATCAATTTCAGAAAATCGGGAGATATTCTTTTTTGATTTTAATGGCGCTTTTTGCCACGGGTTTATTAGGGGTTATTATGGTTCCGATTTCGTTTTTTATAAAATTGTTATTGGCGCCGTTTGGCAATCCTTTTATTTGA
- the mtnA gene encoding S-methyl-5-thioribose-1-phosphate isomerase: MKVNGKATKTIWLNDRKKDTVFIIDQTRLPHAFVIEELKQVDDFVRAIGEMHVRGAILIGVAAAYGMYIATLEAPADRFDAFVMESAEKLKASRPTAVNLAWAVDLQFSKIAKGNDLGEKKSLAMSNAIAIALKEEDACRKIGGYGMDIIRKISESKDGKPVNILTHCNAGWLACVDYGTATAPIYAAFDAGIPVHVWVDETRPWNQGARLTAWEMGQHHVPHTVIVDNAGGHLMQHGMVDMVIVGSDRTTRTGDVANKIGTYLKALAAKDNTVPFYVALPSSTFDWTMRNGLQEIPIEERGGEEVRKIQGVCDGEIKQVLLTPKGSPVANYGFDVTPAHLVTGLITERGVCEAEERSILSLYPDHR, translated from the coding sequence ATGAAAGTTAATGGGAAAGCGACGAAGACCATCTGGCTCAATGACCGGAAAAAAGATACGGTATTTATTATTGATCAAACACGTCTACCGCATGCGTTTGTAATTGAGGAATTAAAACAGGTCGATGATTTTGTGCGTGCTATCGGGGAGATGCATGTTCGCGGTGCGATTTTGATTGGTGTGGCAGCGGCGTATGGGATGTATATTGCCACATTGGAAGCGCCGGCCGACCGGTTTGATGCTTTTGTGATGGAATCCGCTGAAAAACTGAAAGCATCACGTCCTACTGCAGTGAATTTGGCCTGGGCGGTTGATTTACAGTTTTCCAAAATAGCCAAAGGCAATGACCTGGGTGAGAAAAAATCGCTTGCGATGAGCAATGCCATTGCCATTGCACTTAAGGAAGAGGACGCATGCCGGAAGATTGGCGGGTATGGTATGGATATTATCAGGAAAATCAGCGAATCCAAGGACGGGAAGCCGGTCAACATTCTTACGCATTGCAATGCCGGTTGGTTGGCATGTGTTGATTATGGAACAGCAACCGCACCGATTTATGCTGCGTTCGATGCCGGCATCCCGGTGCATGTCTGGGTGGATGAGACACGCCCCTGGAACCAAGGTGCGCGTCTCACCGCTTGGGAAATGGGACAGCATCATGTTCCGCACACCGTGATTGTGGACAATGCCGGCGGTCACCTGATGCAGCACGGGATGGTTGACATGGTGATCGTGGGGAGTGACCGCACGACCCGGACAGGTGACGTGGCCAATAAAATCGGGACCTACCTAAAAGCACTGGCTGCCAAAGATAATACGGTTCCTTTTTATGTCGCGCTGCCGTCTTCCACATTTGACTGGACCATGCGCAATGGGTTGCAGGAAATTCCCATTGAAGAACGGGGCGGGGAAGAAGTCAGGAAGATTCAGGGCGTATGCGACGGGGAAATCAAACAGGTATTGTTGACCCCGAAGGGTAGTCCGGTCGCTAATTACGGATTTGATGTGACCCCGGCACATCTTGTGACCGGATTGATTACGGAGCGGGGAGTCTGTGAGGCGGAAGAAAGAAGTATCCTGAGTCTTTATCCCGACCACCGATGA
- a CDS encoding class II aldolase/adducin family protein, which translates to MPEPREGVLKFNCHWTKTRADTAWPWKAMDAIRSRLLAKGLVGVDSAGIGYGNVSLRIDKTDDFIVTGTQTGHLVSIASEHVTRVVGFDLEENRLDCQGPIQASSESMTHAYIYRQFQSISNVIHIHHQGMWEKYRNVLPTTSSQATYGTPEMARAIAALISDRNVLKGGTVIMGGHEKGLLFFGTGHEDAIRTILKHFSSWN; encoded by the coding sequence ATGCCGGAACCCAGAGAAGGTGTTTTAAAATTTAATTGCCACTGGACCAAAACCAGGGCAGATACTGCCTGGCCGTGGAAAGCCATGGATGCCATCCGCAGCCGGTTGCTTGCCAAAGGTTTGGTGGGTGTGGATTCAGCCGGGATCGGGTACGGCAATGTCAGTCTGCGGATTGACAAAACAGATGACTTCATTGTTACCGGAACCCAGACGGGTCATCTGGTATCTATTGCATCCGAACATGTAACCCGGGTGGTTGGATTTGATCTGGAAGAAAACCGGCTTGACTGTCAGGGACCCATCCAGGCTTCCTCTGAGTCCATGACGCATGCATACATTTACCGTCAGTTTCAAAGTATTTCCAACGTGATTCACATACATCATCAAGGGATGTGGGAAAAATACCGGAATGTACTGCCCACCACGTCTTCCCAGGCAACCTATGGAACACCGGAAATGGCACGCGCGATTGCCGCCTTGATAAGTGATCGTAATGTTCTCAAAGGCGGGACGGTTATTATGGGCGGCCATGAAAAAGGACTGCTTTTTTTTGGGACAGGCCATGAAGACGCAATCCGAACAATACTGAAGCATTTTTCTTCCTGGAATTGA
- a CDS encoding prephenate dehydrogenase gives MKQKPQFNKMVIAGVGLMGGSLGRAVKRSGIARTIVGLARRQQTLRQAKKMGCIDEGTLLISKAVAGADVVVLAGPVSSTASLLRSMLPYLEPGCLVTDVGSTKTGLLRQINHTLDSYFKNKTSVKRPVFIGSHPMAGSEKSGVAAADKDLYKGSLCMLMPVSTKHAPALRRLKHIWRTAGCSRIMVIKPREHDAFVAMVSHLPHMVAVGLVNQLQTLAGKDRRILESAATGFCDTTRIAGGLPKMWLDILMTNHDQVSLAIEQFIKKMRSMQTMLKKQQKVQLLRELEQASHFRMKMEK, from the coding sequence ATGAAGCAAAAACCGCAGTTTAATAAAATGGTGATTGCCGGTGTTGGGCTTATGGGCGGCTCGCTCGGAAGGGCAGTTAAGCGGTCCGGGATTGCCCGGACCATTGTCGGATTGGCCCGTCGTCAACAGACATTGCGTCAGGCAAAGAAAATGGGCTGCATTGACGAAGGGACGCTCTTGATTTCCAAAGCAGTGGCAGGCGCGGATGTTGTTGTCCTGGCAGGTCCGGTCAGTTCGACGGCATCATTGCTGCGCAGCATGCTTCCGTATCTGGAACCCGGATGTCTGGTGACGGACGTTGGCAGCACCAAGACGGGGTTGTTGCGGCAAATAAATCATACCCTGGATTCCTATTTTAAAAATAAAACATCGGTCAAGCGCCCGGTGTTTATTGGGTCCCATCCCATGGCAGGGTCGGAAAAATCAGGTGTCGCGGCGGCGGATAAGGATTTGTACAAAGGTTCTTTGTGCATGCTCATGCCGGTGTCAACCAAGCATGCTCCGGCACTGAGACGGTTGAAACACATTTGGCGCACGGCCGGATGCTCGCGGATTATGGTGATCAAACCTCGTGAGCACGATGCTTTTGTCGCCATGGTGTCCCACTTGCCGCATATGGTGGCCGTAGGCTTGGTCAATCAATTACAGACACTTGCCGGAAAAGACCGGCGGATTTTGGAGTCAGCTGCGACCGGTTTTTGCGATACCACCCGTATTGCCGGAGGATTGCCGAAAATGTGGCTGGATATCCTCATGACCAACCATGATCAGGTTTCTTTGGCCATAGAACAGTTTATAAAAAAAATGCGCAGCATGCAAACCATGCTGAAAAAACAGCAAAAAGTCCAGCTCCTGCGCGAATTGGAACAGGCAAGTCATTTTAGAATGAAAATGGAGAAATGA
- the hisC gene encoding histidinol-phosphate transaminase, which yields MGINRLTSRTQIEGMQPYQPGKPIEEVERELGITAVIKLASNENTLGPSVRVKNAVKNAVDKMQLYPDGACFYLRQALAKQLKCRPDTLMIGNGSNELLVLLGLAYLNPGDEVLTSQMSFVVYKTVAQIMGAEFIAVPMRDFAYDLEAMAKKFTPKTKMIFIANPNNPTGTLVDAKVLRNFINRIPGSCLIVLDEAYFEYVDPQWAVNTIDWVRERKNLVVLRTFSKAYGLAGLRIGYGVAAPEVTQTIERVRDPFNVNSLAQVAAIAALGDQAYMKKCVALAKSERKRVAKELRQMGFKVVAGQTNFLFTKLNPTDSKDLVDTLMQRGIIVRPFPEGYARITLGKVAENNKMLRALKKSVG from the coding sequence ATGGGGATCAACCGGCTCACGTCCCGTACGCAGATTGAAGGCATGCAGCCATATCAACCGGGAAAACCGATTGAAGAGGTGGAACGCGAGCTGGGAATTACAGCGGTCATCAAATTGGCGAGCAATGAAAATACCCTGGGGCCGTCAGTGCGCGTGAAAAATGCCGTGAAAAATGCGGTCGATAAAATGCAGCTTTATCCGGATGGCGCCTGTTTCTATTTACGTCAGGCGTTGGCCAAACAACTCAAATGCCGGCCGGATACTCTGATGATTGGCAACGGTTCGAATGAATTGTTGGTACTGCTTGGTCTGGCTTATTTAAATCCGGGGGATGAAGTGTTAACGTCCCAAATGAGTTTTGTGGTATACAAAACGGTAGCGCAAATCATGGGGGCGGAATTTATCGCGGTGCCGATGCGGGATTTTGCTTATGATTTGGAAGCCATGGCAAAAAAGTTTACTCCGAAAACCAAAATGATTTTTATTGCCAATCCCAATAATCCAACCGGAACCCTGGTGGATGCAAAAGTGCTGAGGAATTTTATCAATCGTATTCCCGGCAGTTGTTTGATTGTGTTGGATGAAGCTTATTTTGAATATGTTGACCCGCAGTGGGCAGTCAATACAATCGACTGGGTCCGGGAACGAAAAAACCTGGTGGTCTTGCGGACGTTTTCCAAGGCCTATGGATTGGCCGGGTTGCGTATTGGTTATGGCGTGGCGGCACCTGAGGTGACGCAAACAATTGAACGCGTTCGTGATCCGTTCAATGTCAATAGTCTGGCCCAAGTTGCGGCGATTGCAGCTTTGGGAGATCAGGCCTATATGAAAAAATGTGTTGCTTTGGCCAAAAGTGAACGGAAGCGGGTTGCCAAAGAGCTCCGTCAAATGGGGTTCAAGGTTGTTGCCGGTCAGACCAATTTTTTATTTACGAAGTTGAATCCAACAGACAGCAAGGATTTGGTGGATACGCTTATGCAGCGCGGTATTATTGTCCGGCCTTTTCCGGAAGGGTATGCCCGCATCACGCTGGGGAAAGTGGCGGAGAATAATAAAATGTTAAGGGCATTAAAAAAGAGTGTGGGATGA
- a CDS encoding rRNA pseudouridine synthase translates to METHETSDAQVRINRFLADAGVCSRRDADEVISAGRVTVNGETVKDSFVRINVEKDAVKVSGKRIFPQRLVYILMNKPEGVISTVEDPEKRTTVVDLLKGVKYRVYPVGRLDFNTSGALMLTNDGDLAQKLMHPRYGFSKTYHATVKGVPTPTAIQRLAAGVRIPAWSGRYEKTLPAKARLVRKVGKNAVVELVLREGRQHQVKKMCAAIGHPVDRLVRIKFGFLTSAGLLAGRWRYLSDAEVGRIRQFRPEKSSSLSRPVRKTSGRPVGRTKKHTRSKR, encoded by the coding sequence ATGGAAACCCATGAGACGTCCGATGCTCAGGTGCGCATTAACCGGTTTTTAGCAGATGCCGGCGTGTGTTCCAGACGTGATGCGGACGAAGTGATATCAGCAGGCCGGGTAACGGTCAATGGAGAAACAGTTAAGGATTCTTTTGTCAGAATTAACGTTGAAAAAGATGCCGTAAAAGTTTCCGGCAAGCGCATTTTCCCGCAGCGTCTGGTTTATATTTTGATGAATAAACCTGAAGGTGTTATTTCGACGGTGGAAGATCCGGAAAAGCGGACCACGGTGGTGGACTTGCTCAAAGGTGTTAAGTACCGGGTTTATCCGGTCGGGAGACTGGATTTTAATACATCAGGTGCTCTCATGTTGACCAATGACGGGGATCTGGCGCAAAAGCTTATGCATCCCCGCTATGGATTTTCCAAAACATATCATGCGACCGTAAAAGGTGTTCCCACCCCAACTGCAATTCAAAGGCTTGCCGCCGGTGTGCGTATCCCGGCCTGGTCGGGTCGTTATGAGAAAACCCTGCCTGCCAAAGCACGGCTGGTCAGGAAGGTAGGCAAGAATGCGGTGGTGGAATTAGTGCTGCGCGAGGGCCGGCAGCATCAGGTGAAGAAAATGTGCGCGGCCATCGGGCATCCGGTTGACCGGCTCGTAAGAATTAAATTTGGATTTTTAACCTCTGCCGGGCTGTTGGCCGGGCGATGGCGCTATTTATCAGATGCGGAGGTTGGCAGGATTCGTCAGTTTAGGCCGGAGAAAAGCAGTTCTTTGTCCCGGCCGGTTCGGAAGACAAGTGGGCGACCGGTCGGTCGCACAAAAAAACACACACGTAGCAAGAGGTAG